A section of the Solitalea canadensis DSM 3403 genome encodes:
- a CDS encoding Calx-beta domain-containing protein, whose product MANLVMMLLLSVNTLYAQVCPPGTSPKKVVVLGEPVAVTVSIGNASVTEGTGAGTTSMNFPISTTGGSSNCDITVNYTITHGSTDNSDFTTSLSGVFMIPAGQTAGTLSVGINRDYLVEVNENFTITLSTPSVNAVLGVVSATGTILDDDKVEVGFNVAAAQNPEGTDHGVGTEVLIPSTGASPVQPFNITVSGAVLTQSYTIRLSETPSSGFVRNSNYKYFDGTSFINVPSPIIITIPAGDYTTTPLIIQIPIGIKPDVFCQNDGQLTFTLAKSAVADPIVLGISSAVYTSLDDDLLAWQSGSPFVKKKASCINVGDAEVELHIAGATAYNATWTFPNGSTYVDSSPTTLNATQDGRPILPGLYHVRIQANNGVGKCFLETDIIVPYEDKINPTITCVSNTTRNTNVGKCDYTVLGNELDATATDNCSGVILTHNLVGAPSNTTLANAILPKGITTITWTAVDASGNSVNCSSTVTVVDNEKPVQPVLADVTGECSATATAPTTTDNCAGVITGTTGDALTYSSQGTHVITWTFADGNGNTTTQTQNVVIKDITAPVQPVLADVTGECSATATAPTTTDNCAGVITGTTHDALTYSSQGTHVITWTFADGNGNTTTQTQNVVIKDITAPVQPVLADVTGECSATATAPTTTDNCAGVITGTTGDALTYSSQGTHVITWTFCRWKWQHDHSDPKRSHKRYHRTGSASVGGCDRRV is encoded by the coding sequence ATGGCAAACCTTGTCATGATGTTGCTGTTATCAGTAAATACACTATATGCTCAGGTTTGTCCACCTGGAACAAGTCCTAAAAAGGTCGTTGTTTTAGGTGAACCAGTAGCTGTAACGGTTTCAATTGGAAATGCTTCTGTAACGGAAGGAACCGGGGCAGGTACTACTTCTATGAACTTTCCTATTTCAACAACAGGAGGCAGTAGTAACTGTGATATAACAGTTAATTATACTATTACTCATGGAAGTACTGATAATTCGGACTTTACAACCTCTTTGAGTGGTGTTTTTATGATACCGGCAGGTCAAACGGCAGGAACGTTATCTGTAGGTATTAATAGAGATTATTTAGTTGAAGTTAACGAGAATTTCACTATAACATTATCGACCCCTTCAGTAAACGCCGTTTTAGGTGTAGTAAGCGCCACGGGTACCATATTAGATGACGATAAAGTAGAGGTAGGATTTAATGTTGCTGCGGCTCAAAATCCGGAAGGAACAGATCATGGTGTCGGAACCGAGGTTCTGATACCTTCAACAGGAGCTAGTCCGGTACAACCATTTAATATTACAGTGTCTGGAGCTGTATTAACACAAAGTTATACTATTAGGTTAAGTGAAACACCTAGCTCAGGATTTGTTAGAAATAGCAACTATAAATATTTTGATGGAACCTCTTTTATAAACGTACCTTCTCCAATTATAATTACGATCCCTGCGGGAGATTATACAACAACACCATTAATTATCCAGATTCCGATAGGGATTAAGCCTGATGTATTTTGCCAGAATGATGGACAGTTAACATTTACATTAGCAAAGAGTGCTGTAGCAGATCCGATTGTGCTTGGAATTTCGAGTGCCGTATATACTTCACTTGATGATGATTTATTAGCATGGCAAAGTGGTTCTCCATTTGTTAAAAAGAAAGCTAGCTGTATTAATGTAGGAGACGCAGAAGTTGAACTCCATATTGCAGGAGCTACCGCTTATAATGCAACCTGGACTTTCCCTAATGGAAGTACTTATGTCGATTCATCTCCTACAACCTTAAATGCTACTCAGGATGGCAGACCTATTTTACCTGGTCTTTATCATGTCCGTATTCAAGCAAATAACGGAGTAGGCAAGTGTTTTTTAGAAACAGATATTATAGTTCCTTACGAGGATAAAATTAATCCTACAATAACTTGTGTATCTAATACAACCAGAAACACAAACGTAGGAAAATGTGATTACACAGTTTTAGGTAATGAACTTGATGCAACAGCTACAGATAATTGTTCAGGAGTTATTTTAACACATAATCTTGTTGGAGCACCAAGTAACACAACATTAGCAAATGCTATATTACCAAAAGGAATAACTACTATTACCTGGACAGCCGTTGATGCATCCGGAAATAGTGTTAATTGTTCTAGCACTGTAACGGTAGTAGATAATGAGAAACCGGTTCAGCCAGTGTTGGCGGATGTGACAGGCGAGTGTAGCGCAACGGCCACTGCCCCAACCACCACCGACAACTGTGCAGGGGTGATCACCGGCACCACGGGCGATGCCTTAACCTATAGCAGCCAAGGCACGCATGTGATCACTTGGACGTTTGCCGATGGAAATGGCAACACGACCACTCAGACCCAAAACGTAGTCATAAAAGATATCACCGCACCGGTTCAGCCAGTGTTGGCGGATGTGACAGGCGAGTGTAGCGCAACGGCCACTGCCCCAACCACCACCGACAACTGTGCAGGGGTGATCACCGGCACCACGCACGATGCCTTAACCTATAGCAGCCAAGGCACGCATGTGATCACTTGGACGTTTGCCGATGGAAATGGCAACACGACCACTCAGACCCAAAACGTAGTCATAAAAGATATCACCGCACCGGTTCAGCCAGTGTTGGCGGATGTGACAGGCGAGTGTAGCGCAACGGCCACTGCCCCAACCACCACCGACAACTGTGCAGGGGTGATCACCGGCACCACGGGCGATGCCTTAACCTATAGCAGCCAAGGCACGCATGTGATCACTTGGACGTTTTGCCGATGGAAATGGCAACACGACCACTCAGACCCAAAACGTAGTCATAAAAGATATCACCGCACCGGTTCAGCCAGTGTTGGCGGATGTGACAGGCGAGTGTAG
- the panD gene encoding aspartate 1-decarboxylase, with the protein MLIQVLKSKIHRVKVTQAELHYVGSITIDEDLLDAANMIENEKVQIVNINNGERFETYIIKGERGTGTVCLNGPAARKVQVGDIVIVISYATMDFEEAKKYKPNVIFPDQQNRLIK; encoded by the coding sequence ATGCTAATTCAAGTATTAAAGTCTAAAATACACCGGGTTAAAGTAACCCAGGCGGAGTTGCATTATGTTGGAAGCATCACAATCGACGAAGATTTGTTAGATGCAGCAAACATGATTGAGAATGAAAAAGTTCAGATTGTTAATATAAACAATGGTGAGCGTTTTGAAACGTACATTATTAAGGGCGAACGAGGAACCGGTACTGTTTGTTTAAACGGGCCTGCAGCACGTAAAGTTCAGGTAGGAGACATTGTAATTGTTATTTCTTATGCTACCATGGATTTTGAAGAGGCTAAAAAATACAAGCCCAACGTTATTTTTCCTGACCAGCAGAACCGTTTAATTAAATAA
- the rfaE2 gene encoding D-glycero-beta-D-manno-heptose 1-phosphate adenylyltransferase — translation MDNNHFISSKIVTKEELKRKIAIWQFLNEKVVFTNGCFDLLHLGHVDYLSKAADLGNHLVIGLNSDASTTNLKGPNRPIQDEHSRAMLLAAIGFVDAVVLFDEETPFELIKFLQPDVLVKGSDYTIDKIVGADVVLGRGGEVKTINYIDGYSTSAIEKKIRQQ, via the coding sequence ATGGACAATAATCATTTCATTTCTTCTAAAATAGTAACTAAAGAAGAGCTAAAGAGAAAGATCGCAATCTGGCAGTTTCTTAATGAAAAGGTTGTGTTTACTAATGGTTGTTTTGATTTGCTACATCTTGGTCATGTTGATTACTTGTCGAAGGCTGCAGATTTGGGTAATCATTTAGTGATTGGTCTTAATTCGGATGCTTCAACAACAAATTTGAAGGGACCTAACAGACCTATTCAAGACGAACATTCACGTGCAATGTTATTGGCCGCAATAGGTTTTGTTGATGCAGTAGTTCTTTTTGATGAAGAAACCCCATTTGAATTAATAAAATTTCTTCAGCCTGATGTCTTAGTTAAAGGAAGCGACTATACGATCGATAAGATAGTTGGTGCTGATGTTGTATTGGGTAGAGGCGGAGAGGTAAAAACCATTAATTATATTGATGGTTATTCAACTTCGGCTATTGAGAAAAAAATCCGTCAGCAATAA
- a CDS encoding lysylphosphatidylglycerol synthase transmembrane domain-containing protein: MNSRLKSAIQFCVFVALGAVMLYFAFKGQDFSRLTSQLKSANFYWVAVAAIVTMVAHLVRAIRWNMLIEPMGYHPKNSNTFIAVLIGYLANLAFPRLGEVTRCGTLTKTDNIPMDKLIGTVIVERVVDLLSLIIILVLTVLLQFNRISTFVYDHLLKGIIEKLSANTTAMVISIILVVVGITGTLYVFKKNKDRIYQSGLGKKIMGLLEGISHGLTSISKLKSKGKFLLFTVLLWVLYLLSTYTMFFALQPTANLTLLTALFVLTVGSLGMAAPVQGGLGAFHWIVSKGLILYGIAELDGLAYATISHGTQTLMIVIFGALGFVWLLLTSNTRKTQPEYGQ, translated from the coding sequence TTGAACAGTCGTTTAAAATCAGCCATACAGTTTTGTGTCTTTGTAGCTTTAGGAGCAGTAATGCTTTATTTTGCATTTAAAGGACAAGATTTTTCTCGTTTAACCTCACAGTTAAAATCAGCAAATTTCTATTGGGTTGCTGTAGCTGCAATAGTTACAATGGTTGCGCATTTGGTACGTGCAATTCGTTGGAACATGCTTATTGAACCAATGGGCTATCATCCTAAAAATAGCAATACCTTTATTGCTGTTTTGATCGGTTATCTGGCAAATCTTGCATTTCCAAGATTAGGAGAAGTTACCCGTTGCGGTACTTTAACTAAAACAGATAATATTCCTATGGATAAGCTAATCGGTACTGTTATTGTTGAACGGGTTGTTGACTTACTATCCTTGATTATAATTCTTGTACTCACGGTTTTATTACAATTTAATCGTATCAGTACCTTTGTTTATGATCATTTATTAAAAGGAATTATTGAGAAACTCAGTGCGAATACTACCGCGATGGTGATTTCAATAATTTTAGTAGTTGTTGGGATAACAGGAACCTTATATGTTTTCAAGAAAAATAAGGATCGTATTTATCAGTCTGGTCTAGGTAAAAAAATTATGGGTTTACTTGAAGGTATTTCTCATGGTTTAACGAGCATATCAAAACTTAAAAGCAAAGGAAAATTCTTATTATTCACGGTGCTACTATGGGTTTTGTATTTGCTTTCAACCTATACGATGTTCTTTGCATTACAACCTACAGCAAATCTTACTTTATTAACAGCCCTCTTCGTTTTAACAGTAGGTAGTTTAGGAATGGCAGCGCCGGTTCAGGGTGGTTTAGGCGCATTCCATTGGATTGTTTCGAAAGGACTGATTTTATATGGGATTGCTGAGTTAGATGGACTTGCTTATGCTACCATTTCTCATGGAACACAAACATTAATGATCGTTATTTTTGGAGCTTTGGGTTTTGTTTGGCTTTTACTAACTTCAAATACCCGAAAAACACAACCTGAATATGGACAATAA
- a CDS encoding Ig-like domain-containing protein: MPSNITQASDAGSCDAVATWTAPTASDNCGVTVTSSHNPGDTFPLGMTTVTYTATDAAGNTDVESFTVTVVNQTPIAVNDNFSGLADDVITGSVAVNDSDPEGAVLTYMVQPNSNLGALVMQSNGVITYTPAAGFTGTEVYSYVVSDPCGLSATANVTFRIDPKVPSNVAPVAVADVYSTIENTQLVINAPGVLSNDTDANSDVLTAIMVSNASNGNVVLNSNGSFTYIPAAGFVGTDSFTYMANDGKVNSNVVTVIINVTASPNVPPTANTIVVNTHENVSVIVDVISHVVDPNNNLDKSSLAIVSGPVNGSFTISPDYRVIYTPDPGFFGQDRFTFRICDLAGACTTADVIVNVDRIQADLAITKVSVGKNIRKDQEFEYVITVNNKGINDETGVKVVDILPSTLEFINASSTKGNFTFDQVTKTINWNVGDVNVNESESITLKVRSTKGGYVTNIASVKGDHYDPDLTNNAATDRRLIFGFTIPNTFTPNGDNVNDLFEIAGIDQFENSIYIYNRWGNEVYKCNNYRNQWDGSQLPEGTYYYVLKVKDKDGHLESYAGYIEILR; the protein is encoded by the coding sequence ATGCCATCGAACATCACTCAAGCAAGCGATGCAGGCAGCTGTGATGCGGTAGCAACATGGACGGCACCAACGGCCAGCGATAACTGCGGGGTAACGGTTACGTCGAGCCACAACCCAGGGGATACCTTCCCATTGGGTATGACCACGGTAACCTATACCGCAACGGATGCAGCAGGCAATACGGATGTAGAATCGTTTACTGTAACGGTAGTCAACCAAACTCCAATCGCAGTAAACGACAATTTCTCTGGTTTGGCTGATGATGTAATAACAGGTTCAGTAGCGGTTAATGATTCAGATCCTGAAGGTGCTGTGTTGACTTACATGGTTCAGCCTAATAGTAACCTAGGAGCACTGGTGATGCAGTCTAATGGAGTAATTACTTATACTCCAGCAGCAGGATTTACTGGAACGGAAGTTTATTCCTATGTGGTTAGTGATCCTTGTGGTTTGTCAGCTACTGCGAATGTGACTTTCAGAATCGATCCTAAAGTGCCAAGTAATGTTGCTCCTGTTGCAGTAGCAGATGTTTATTCAACAATAGAGAATACCCAGTTAGTTATTAATGCTCCTGGAGTATTGTCAAATGATACGGATGCTAATTCGGACGTATTAACAGCGATAATGGTATCAAATGCTTCAAACGGAAATGTAGTATTGAATTCGAATGGTTCATTCACATACATTCCAGCTGCAGGTTTTGTTGGAACCGACAGCTTTACCTATATGGCAAATGATGGAAAGGTTAATAGCAATGTGGTTACAGTAATCATAAATGTTACTGCTTCTCCAAATGTTCCGCCTACAGCAAATACTATCGTTGTGAATACACATGAGAATGTTTCCGTTATTGTTGATGTCATCAGTCATGTTGTTGATCCTAACAATAACCTTGATAAGTCATCACTGGCTATAGTAAGTGGGCCTGTAAATGGTTCGTTTACAATATCTCCTGATTATAGAGTAATATATACTCCTGATCCGGGATTCTTTGGTCAGGATCGATTCACATTTAGAATTTGTGATCTTGCAGGTGCATGTACAACTGCGGATGTTATTGTGAATGTCGATAGGATCCAAGCAGATCTTGCGATTACTAAAGTATCTGTAGGTAAGAATATTCGTAAAGATCAAGAGTTTGAGTACGTGATTACTGTTAATAATAAAGGTATTAATGATGAAACCGGAGTAAAGGTTGTTGATATTCTACCTTCGACATTAGAGTTTATCAATGCTTCAAGCACAAAAGGAAACTTTACTTTTGATCAGGTTACAAAAACAATAAACTGGAATGTTGGCGATGTAAATGTTAATGAAAGTGAGTCAATTACGTTGAAGGTCAGATCAACAAAAGGAGGATATGTAACCAATATTGCTTCTGTTAAGGGTGATCACTATGACCCGGATTTAACAAATAATGCTGCAACTGACAGACGATTGATTTTTGGCTTTACAATTCCAAATACATTTACACCAAATGGTGATAATGTTAATGATTTGTTTGAAATAGCGGGAATCGATCAGTTTGAGAACTCCATTTATATTTATAACCGTTGGGGTAATGAGGTGTATAAATGCAATAATTATCGAAACCAATGGGATGGATCTCAATTACCTGAAGGTACTTATTATTATGTGCTTAAAGTGAAGGATAAAGATGGTCATTTAGAAAGCTATGCAGGTTACATTGAAATTTTGAGATAA